One stretch of Nitrosococcus watsonii C-113 DNA includes these proteins:
- a CDS encoding cation:proton antiporter — MEPNLILIFSFIVVLGVSIQWLAWRFQVPAIVLLLMAGFALGPVLGWLNPEQTFGHILPPLIALSVAIILFEGGLNLQWHEYKEAGVDVRRLVSLGLFLTWTLNTAAAHFIADLSWPIATLFGAISVVTGPTVLMPLLKHARLQRRTAALLKWEGIVNDPLGALLAILVFQYWAVWYWVLESPEHGILAALGNLGLGLLAAIGAGIGFGYLLSWAFHRGHVPEFLKSPVMLGAVLLLYVAINAVQEEAGLLAVTVAGVVVANQRLRNIEELRRFKEHITLILVSTLFIVLSANIELETLARLNWRSLALLGIAIFLVRPLSVYLATLGTGIKWQERLLLAWIAPRGIVAASMAGLLAFPLIHQGFEGADQLLPLVFALIAATVILHGLTMSGLGRLLGLAAHNPHGVLIVGATPWSIDLARSLKKLGIPVIVNDTSWHHLRAARLSNLEIYRGQILSEVAATSLELNAISYVLAVTANDAYNALVCTRFAPQLGQNHVFQLPSIANSSEEDKTFARSARGRIAFDENTQYEDFMRHYYHGWEFHNTQLTEEYTYEDYLQDRPRDMILIAVVAKNGQLTFYPLADLNPPETGDTIISFSPDDSESEPEK; from the coding sequence ATGGAACCTAACTTAATCCTTATTTTTTCATTTATTGTCGTGCTCGGTGTTAGCATCCAGTGGCTAGCATGGCGCTTTCAAGTCCCGGCCATTGTGTTGCTGTTAATGGCTGGTTTCGCGCTTGGACCGGTCTTGGGCTGGCTCAATCCGGAGCAAACTTTCGGCCACATCCTCCCCCCCTTGATCGCCCTCTCGGTGGCTATCATTTTATTCGAAGGCGGACTCAACCTTCAGTGGCACGAATATAAAGAAGCTGGGGTCGATGTAAGGCGTTTAGTCAGCCTAGGATTATTTTTGACCTGGACCCTCAATACAGCAGCAGCGCACTTTATTGCGGATCTCTCTTGGCCCATTGCTACCCTCTTCGGCGCCATCAGTGTAGTCACGGGTCCTACGGTGCTTATGCCGCTGCTAAAACACGCTCGTCTTCAGCGCCGTACGGCAGCGCTGCTTAAATGGGAGGGAATTGTTAATGATCCGCTGGGCGCCTTGCTTGCTATTTTAGTCTTTCAATATTGGGCCGTGTGGTACTGGGTGCTGGAGTCCCCCGAACATGGGATACTCGCGGCGCTAGGCAACCTTGGCCTAGGCTTGCTCGCCGCTATCGGCGCCGGTATCGGCTTTGGCTACTTGTTAAGTTGGGCCTTTCACCGGGGACATGTCCCGGAATTCCTGAAATCTCCCGTGATGCTAGGCGCCGTACTCTTGCTCTATGTGGCCATCAATGCCGTCCAGGAAGAAGCGGGGCTGCTAGCCGTTACCGTGGCAGGCGTCGTAGTCGCCAACCAGCGGCTGCGTAATATTGAAGAACTGCGCCGTTTCAAGGAACATATCACCCTCATCCTCGTTTCAACGCTCTTTATTGTCTTGAGCGCCAATATCGAGCTGGAAACGCTTGCTAGACTCAACTGGCGCAGCCTTGCCTTGCTGGGCATCGCAATCTTCCTCGTGCGGCCCCTCTCCGTCTATCTCGCCACCCTGGGAACCGGGATAAAGTGGCAGGAAAGACTGCTCCTTGCCTGGATTGCTCCCCGGGGCATTGTCGCCGCTTCAATGGCGGGCTTACTAGCCTTTCCCCTTATCCACCAAGGATTTGAAGGCGCCGATCAACTCCTGCCCTTGGTCTTTGCGCTCATCGCCGCCACCGTTATTCTGCATGGTCTCACCATGTCGGGGCTAGGCCGGCTGCTAGGACTTGCCGCTCATAATCCCCATGGCGTACTTATCGTAGGTGCTACCCCTTGGTCTATTGATCTAGCCCGCTCGCTTAAAAAATTAGGCATTCCCGTAATTGTAAACGATACTTCATGGCATCACTTACGGGCCGCGCGCCTATCGAATCTGGAGATATACCGGGGACAAATATTATCTGAAGTTGCGGCAACTTCTCTTGAGCTCAATGCCATCAGCTATGTGCTGGCCGTCACCGCCAACGACGCCTACAATGCTCTTGTGTGTACCCGCTTCGCGCCACAACTGGGCCAGAATCACGTATTCCAGTTGCCTTCCATAGCCAATTCCAGCGAAGAGGATAAAACCTTTGCCCGCTCGGCGCGAGGAAGAATCGCCTTTGATGAAAATACTCAGTATGAAGATTTTATGCGTCACTATTATCATGGTTGGGAATTTCACAACACCCAACTCACAGAAGAATATACCTACGAGGATTACCTTCAGGATCGCCCTCGGGACATGATACTCATCGCGGTGGTAGCTAAAAACGGCCAGCTTACCTTTTATCCCCTTGCTGATTTGAACCCTCCTGAAACGGGGGATACCATCATCAGCTTTAGCCCAGATGACTCTGAAAGCGAGCCAGAAAAATAA
- a CDS encoding type II toxin-antitoxin system RelE family toxin, with the protein MASYRIEWKQSARKELRKLTKTIIPKVLEAVAALAENPYPGGSIKLRGSEHTYRIRVGNYRVI; encoded by the coding sequence ATGGCCTCATATAGGATCGAATGGAAGCAATCGGCCAGAAAGGAGCTAAGGAAGCTTACAAAGACTATTATCCCTAAAGTTCTTGAAGCGGTAGCAGCGCTAGCTGAAAATCCATATCCTGGAGGCAGCATAAAATTGCGAGGCAGTGAGCACACCTACCGTATTCGGGTAGGAAATTATCGAGTTATTTAG
- a CDS encoding ferritin family protein, producing the protein MYDRLLESTTDYPGVQRVLTQLQKASMDNHLPAFRRCVERGGRQGQGWQHGHRHDA; encoded by the coding sequence ATGTATGATAGGCTGCTTGAATCGACAACAGATTATCCAGGCGTTCAGAGAGTGCTCACCCAATTACAAAAAGCATCCATGGATAATCACCTTCCTGCCTTTCGCCGATGCGTTGAAAGAGGCGGAAGGCAGGGGCAAGGTTGGCAACATGGCCATCGCCACGATGCCTGA
- a CDS encoding sigma-54 interaction domain-containing protein: protein MDGFDSLIGKAPAFEALLRSARMVAATEVTALIIGETGTGKELLAQAIHAESQRANKAFAAINCAALPEGLAESELFGHRRGAFSGAIHDHLGRFRAAEGGTVFLDEVNELSPAIQAKLLRFLESGECQAIGDTRVQHCDVRVIAATNCNLNQRIQEGRFRQDLYYRLHVVPLEIPPLRAREGDIHRLLKHFCAVFAQHHHGLTPAGFNAAALRVLNLYSWPGNVRELRNFCERMMVLLPGQIVTPQNLPFNIRGDLNLLPEKGEKPLITLPESGLELDRVEMELIHQAIAKTKGNRAKAARLLGISRDTLCYRLQKYTLQTN from the coding sequence ATGGATGGGTTTGATTCACTGATTGGTAAAGCGCCGGCTTTCGAAGCCCTTTTGCGCAGCGCACGCATGGTGGCGGCCACAGAGGTGACCGCACTCATTATAGGAGAAACGGGAACAGGTAAAGAGCTGTTGGCACAGGCCATTCATGCCGAGAGCCAGCGGGCAAACAAAGCATTTGCAGCCATTAACTGCGCGGCACTGCCGGAAGGGCTAGCCGAATCAGAACTTTTTGGCCATCGCCGTGGCGCTTTCTCTGGCGCCATCCATGACCATTTGGGACGTTTTCGGGCTGCCGAAGGAGGTACCGTATTCCTGGATGAAGTCAACGAGCTCTCTCCTGCCATTCAAGCTAAGCTGCTCCGCTTCCTGGAATCGGGCGAATGCCAGGCCATTGGCGATACGCGGGTCCAACACTGCGATGTACGGGTTATCGCTGCCACTAATTGCAATCTAAACCAACGAATCCAGGAAGGACGGTTTCGCCAAGATCTTTACTACCGCCTCCATGTGGTGCCCTTGGAGATACCACCCTTGCGGGCACGGGAAGGAGATATCCACAGGCTTTTAAAGCACTTTTGCGCCGTCTTTGCTCAGCACCACCACGGCCTTACGCCAGCGGGCTTTAATGCGGCTGCCTTACGGGTTCTCAACCTCTATTCCTGGCCCGGCAATGTGCGGGAATTGCGTAATTTTTGCGAGCGCATGATGGTGCTATTGCCGGGCCAAATTGTTACCCCTCAAAATCTGCCCTTTAACATTCGCGGCGACTTGAATCTGCTGCCAGAAAAGGGGGAAAAACCACTGATCACCTTGCCAGAAAGCGGTTTAGAACTTGATCGGGTAGAGATGGAACTCATTCACCAAGCCATCGCCAAAACCAAGGGTAATCGCGCTAAAGCCGCGCGGCTGTTGGGTATTAGCCGCGATACGCTCTGTTATCGGCTGCAGAAATACACCCTTCAAACCAATTAA
- a CDS encoding DUF411 domain-containing protein translates to MRLIYQLSLGLLLILPVISSHAEEESVWDKAQVSYFGPSNITVYRSPTCGCCKKWVDHLEQHHFTVKDITTDNMQTLKQQYGVPRELASCHTAIINGYVIEGHVPADDIKRLLMEKPKITGLTVPAMPVGTPGMEMGARKDPFYVLQFNEAGQSKPFNTYQNY, encoded by the coding sequence ATGCGATTAATCTATCAGCTTAGCCTAGGTCTTCTATTAATTTTACCCGTAATCTCTTCCCATGCTGAGGAAGAAAGCGTATGGGACAAGGCCCAGGTCTCCTATTTTGGTCCCTCCAATATCACGGTCTATCGCAGTCCTACCTGCGGCTGCTGTAAGAAATGGGTCGATCACCTAGAACAGCACCACTTCACTGTTAAAGATATCACCACCGATAATATGCAAACCCTAAAGCAACAATATGGTGTTCCCCGGGAGTTGGCTTCCTGCCATACCGCTATCATCAATGGTTATGTCATTGAAGGCCATGTTCCCGCCGACGATATCAAACGCCTCCTTATGGAGAAACCTAAAATAACGGGCCTGACGGTTCCCGCCATGCCGGTAGGCACACCAGGCATGGAAATGGGGGCGAGAAAAGATCCATTCTATGTCCTTCAGTTTAATGAAGCAGGCCAGTCAAAACCATTTAATACCTACCAGAATTACTGA
- a CDS encoding phospholipase D-like domain-containing protein: MNLNDYQLDNDGNFDKQLLDNSADSNVGVAVYFRDIENKLLKHILEADAAFGAVAWLTSAPILEALSRLSDVSIIVQKEDFLRPDSGANSNWKKDLRSKYSKLKYGLTRYSFQNILSSVSVASDPSIEPVRCVGNHNKDKKTSIYENAQ, from the coding sequence ATGAATTTAAATGACTATCAGCTTGACAATGATGGTAATTTTGACAAGCAATTATTAGACAATAGTGCCGATTCAAATGTTGGTGTAGCAGTATATTTTCGAGACATCGAAAACAAGCTACTCAAACATATTTTAGAAGCCGATGCCGCATTTGGTGCAGTGGCATGGCTGACAAGTGCTCCTATTCTTGAGGCGCTATCAAGATTGTCCGATGTATCTATAATTGTCCAAAAAGAAGATTTCCTTCGTCCTGATAGTGGGGCCAATAGTAATTGGAAGAAAGATCTACGTTCCAAATACTCTAAATTAAAGTATGGGCTAACCCGGTATTCCTTCCAAAATATACTTAGCTCTGTATCTGTGGCATCTGACCCGTCAATTGAGCCTGTGCGATGTGTTGGAAATCATAATAAAGATAAAAAAACCAGCATTTACGAGAATGCACAATAA
- a CDS encoding type II toxin-antitoxin system HicB family antitoxin has translation MKYTVILEEGDSSYGAYVPDLPGCVAAGETREEALALIREAIEFHIEGLKQEGQPVPKPHSVSELVDVDTA, from the coding sequence ATGAAATATACAGTCATTCTTGAGGAAGGCGACTCAAGCTACGGAGCATATGTTCCCGATCTGCCGGGTTGCGTAGCAGCAGGAGAAACTCGCGAAGAAGCTTTAGCACTCATTAGAGAGGCAATCGAGTTCCACATTGAAGGATTGAAACAGGAAGGACAGCCTGTGCCGAAACCGCACAGCGTCAGCGAGCTTGTTGACGTGGATACCGCATAA
- a CDS encoding NnrU family protein — translation MPQFLLGLALFFGMHSMSIVALPLRDQLAAKSEIGWKILYGSISLIGIIFISKGYADLRQAPTLLYVSPIWLRYVVTILLLPTFILFLAPYFPGRINNTVKHPQLVAVMIWAVAHLLVNGTLADLLLFGSFLLWAIVDRISMMKRVTRSVPSMPQSKANDLIVVVAGLAVYAAIVFWLHETLLGVKPLI, via the coding sequence ATGCCGCAATTCTTGCTAGGTCTCGCATTATTCTTCGGCATGCATTCTATGTCCATCGTAGCCTTGCCGCTACGTGATCAATTGGCGGCAAAAAGCGAAATCGGATGGAAAATACTGTATGGCAGTATCTCGCTCATTGGGATTATTTTCATATCAAAGGGCTACGCGGACCTAAGACAAGCACCCACCTTACTTTACGTATCGCCTATTTGGTTGCGCTATGTGGTTACCATTCTTTTGCTGCCCACATTCATTCTTTTTCTTGCGCCATACTTTCCTGGGCGAATTAATAACACTGTAAAACATCCGCAGCTTGTCGCTGTGATGATTTGGGCCGTGGCGCACTTATTGGTAAACGGCACGTTAGCCGACCTATTATTGTTCGGGTCGTTCTTGCTGTGGGCCATCGTAGATCGTATCTCGATGATGAAGCGAGTCACCCGCTCAGTACCTAGTATGCCTCAATCGAAAGCAAACGACCTTATCGTGGTTGTGGCTGGCTTGGCTGTATATGCGGCAATCGTTTTCTGGCTTCATGAAACGCTGCTAGGCGTGAAGCCGCTCATCTAG
- the mazF gene encoding endoribonuclease MazF, whose amino-acid sequence MSHAPNVGDIVIVDFDPQAGHEQAGKRPALVLSPVKFNNVTGFAWLCPVTNQEKGYPFEVKVQGTKKTKGVILTDQLKSLDWSARNLHKVDRINAECLTEVKSLVSTILGI is encoded by the coding sequence ATGAGTCACGCCCCAAACGTGGGAGACATCGTAATAGTTGACTTTGATCCTCAAGCAGGTCATGAGCAGGCTGGTAAGCGTCCCGCACTGGTATTAAGCCCAGTTAAATTTAACAATGTCACCGGCTTTGCTTGGCTCTGCCCTGTTACAAATCAAGAAAAAGGGTATCCTTTCGAAGTTAAAGTTCAAGGAACTAAAAAAACAAAAGGTGTTATTCTTACCGACCAGTTGAAATCGCTAGACTGGTCAGCAAGAAACCTTCACAAAGTAGATAGAATTAACGCTGAATGCTTAACGGAAGTGAAGAGTTTGGTATCGACTATCTTGGGCATATAA
- a CDS encoding ferritin family protein — protein MSETVSNVLIEAINDEYKARATYRHVIRKFGEIRPFINIVEAESRHIEALLPLFQK, from the coding sequence ATGTCAGAAACTGTAAGCAATGTTCTCATAGAAGCCATTAACGATGAGTACAAGGCACGTGCAACATACCGCCATGTCATTCGTAAGTTCGGTGAAATACGTCCCTTCATTAATATCGTAGAAGCGGAAAGCCGGCATATCGAAGCATTATTACCTTTGTTTCAAAAATAG
- a CDS encoding AbrB/MazE/SpoVT family DNA-binding domain-containing protein: MIASIAKWGNSAAIRLPKKILDALSLHIGDQVNIVQRGRSVVIEPCKPSLDDLLARVTPQNRHEEVFTGQAGHELL, from the coding sequence ATGATCGCATCTATCGCAAAATGGGGTAACAGCGCAGCTATTCGACTACCTAAGAAGATACTTGATGCGCTATCTTTGCACATCGGAGACCAGGTGAATATTGTTCAAAGAGGCCGTTCTGTTGTCATCGAGCCCTGCAAGCCCTCACTAGACGATTTGCTGGCTAGAGTAACCCCTCAGAACCGTCACGAAGAAGTCTTCACCGGCCAAGCAGGGCATGAGCTTCTATGA
- a CDS encoding type II toxin-antitoxin system HicA family toxin produces the protein MGKLKVFSGKEVCQILEAHGFEKVRQRGSHIVMQKQISGSTVTVPVPDHKEIRAGTLMSIIRQSGLQRSEFE, from the coding sequence TTGGGTAAGCTTAAAGTCTTCTCCGGTAAAGAGGTCTGTCAAATACTGGAAGCCCACGGTTTTGAGAAAGTGAGGCAACGTGGAAGTCATATAGTTATGCAAAAACAGATATCGGGAAGCACAGTTACCGTACCAGTTCCAGATCATAAAGAAATCAGGGCAGGCACACTGATGTCTATCATACGACAGTCAGGTCTTCAACGCAGTGAGTTTGAATGA
- a CDS encoding arylsulfatase, translated as MKELLSGLLGLALLLGAFLGSAEAQDWPDRSQLPQPLSPFEGQIGKTYKTSTGDWQEPVSAPENAPNIIVILLDDVGFGQTGTFGGMIPTPELDELAAEGLKYTRFHTTAICGPTRAALLTGRNHHTAGNGFLMEWATGYPSYTTMIPKQTATISEVLKDNGYATWWFGKNHNTPSWESTMTGPFDRWPTGMGFDYFYGFNGGETDQYYPVLIENTVAIEPPASPDEGYHLLTDMTDRAIERMKVAKAVAPEKPFFMYFAPGAMHAPHQAAPKWREPFKGAFDDGWEAYREKVFKKQLEMGIIPEGTKLTPRPEWVPEWSSLNETQIRVYTTLMENYAGYMAFTDHEIGRLLDGVKQLPDAENTMVIYIVGDNGASAEGGPDGTFNEIASLNGVLKPLEDLIPRLDDVGQPGTQPHYPLGWAWAGDAPFQWVKQVASHLGGTRNPMVVSWPARIQHDDKPREAFLHVIDVVPTILEAVGVPMPKTVNGIEQVPLAGASFLNSFSDPDFKGRNSQYFEIISNRSYYEDGWKANAQHSFPWRQGYAPGNWEQDQWELYYLPDDFSEAVDLADKNPEKLAEMKAKFDQAAQEFGVYPLDDRGAARIAVPKPGVPGAIDGATVFTYPAGATRIGETAAPQMKNRSWTMTAYATGKGAETEGVLMAWGGLGAGMTFYIDKGIPVFTYNYFNDYTTLKGNKVVDGDAILVVDFAYDGGGKLGAGATLSLLVDGEQVAQKKMAGSVGGGFGIDTFGIGADTGQPVINDYKPPFPFTGEIEKVVIELK; from the coding sequence ATGAAGGAATTACTGAGTGGATTGCTCGGTCTCGCGCTGCTGTTGGGTGCTTTTTTAGGAAGCGCCGAAGCACAGGATTGGCCAGACAGGTCACAGTTGCCGCAACCGTTGTCGCCCTTTGAGGGCCAGATCGGTAAAACCTACAAAACCTCTACGGGCGATTGGCAGGAACCAGTCTCGGCACCAGAGAACGCGCCGAATATCATTGTAATTTTGCTCGACGACGTGGGCTTTGGCCAGACTGGAACCTTTGGGGGCATGATCCCGACCCCGGAACTGGATGAGTTGGCGGCTGAAGGTTTGAAATATACGCGTTTTCATACCACGGCAATTTGCGGGCCAACCCGGGCCGCATTGCTCACAGGCCGAAACCACCACACCGCGGGCAATGGCTTTCTGATGGAATGGGCGACCGGTTACCCCAGCTATACGACCATGATTCCTAAACAGACGGCTACGATCAGCGAAGTTTTGAAGGATAACGGTTATGCAACCTGGTGGTTTGGCAAGAATCACAACACACCTAGTTGGGAATCCACGATGACCGGTCCTTTTGACCGTTGGCCGACAGGAATGGGATTTGATTATTTTTACGGATTCAACGGTGGGGAGACGGACCAGTATTATCCAGTTCTGATCGAGAACACGGTTGCAATAGAGCCGCCCGCCTCTCCCGATGAGGGGTATCACCTGCTCACCGACATGACCGATCGGGCTATCGAGCGAATGAAGGTTGCCAAGGCTGTTGCACCTGAAAAACCCTTCTTCATGTACTTTGCACCGGGCGCGATGCACGCACCGCACCAAGCTGCGCCAAAATGGCGTGAGCCCTTTAAGGGTGCTTTCGACGACGGCTGGGAAGCCTATCGCGAAAAGGTGTTCAAAAAGCAATTGGAAATGGGCATCATTCCCGAAGGTACCAAACTCACACCTCGCCCGGAATGGGTACCCGAGTGGTCATCACTCAATGAAACCCAGATCCGTGTCTATACAACACTGATGGAAAACTACGCCGGCTATATGGCGTTTACCGACCACGAAATCGGTCGTTTGCTTGATGGTGTCAAGCAATTGCCCGATGCCGAAAACACCATGGTAATCTATATTGTTGGCGACAATGGGGCATCCGCAGAAGGTGGTCCGGACGGCACGTTTAATGAAATCGCGTCCCTCAATGGTGTTCTGAAGCCCTTGGAAGACCTTATTCCGCGTCTTGATGACGTGGGTCAACCCGGCACGCAACCCCATTACCCCTTGGGCTGGGCGTGGGCGGGCGATGCCCCTTTCCAGTGGGTCAAGCAGGTGGCGTCCCACTTGGGCGGCACTCGCAACCCGATGGTAGTGAGCTGGCCCGCACGCATCCAACATGATGACAAGCCACGTGAGGCATTTCTACATGTCATCGATGTCGTGCCGACGATATTGGAAGCGGTCGGCGTACCGATGCCCAAGACGGTCAACGGCATCGAACAGGTACCGTTGGCAGGTGCCTCCTTCCTGAACAGTTTCAGCGATCCGGATTTCAAAGGACGTAATTCGCAATATTTCGAGATTATTTCCAACCGCTCTTACTACGAGGATGGCTGGAAAGCCAACGCACAACATTCCTTCCCGTGGCGGCAAGGATATGCGCCCGGCAATTGGGAACAAGACCAATGGGAACTCTATTACCTACCGGATGATTTTTCCGAAGCGGTCGATCTGGCCGACAAGAACCCGGAAAAACTGGCAGAAATGAAGGCGAAGTTTGACCAGGCTGCCCAGGAATTTGGCGTCTATCCCCTTGATGACCGTGGCGCAGCACGCATTGCTGTTCCCAAACCGGGCGTACCTGGCGCTATAGATGGCGCCACAGTTTTCACCTACCCAGCGGGGGCAACGCGAATCGGCGAGACGGCTGCGCCGCAGATGAAGAATCGTTCCTGGACCATGACGGCGTATGCCACAGGAAAGGGCGCGGAAACCGAGGGCGTACTTATGGCCTGGGGCGGTTTAGGTGCCGGCATGACGTTCTATATCGATAAAGGGATTCCCGTATTTACCTACAACTACTTCAATGACTACACCACCCTGAAAGGCAACAAGGTGGTTGATGGCGATGCCATCCTCGTTGTTGATTTTGCTTACGATGGCGGTGGCAAACTCGGTGCAGGTGCAACCCTGAGCCTGTTGGTTGATGGAGAACAAGTTGCGCAGAAGAAGATGGCCGGCTCGGTAGGCGGTGGTTTTGGTATAGACACCTTCGGTATAGGTGCAGATACCGGACAACCCGTTATCAACGATTACAAGCCACCATTTCCCTTTACAGGTGAGATCGAGAAGGTCGTCATCGAGTTGAAGTAG
- a CDS encoding type II toxin-antitoxin system HicB family antitoxin has product MNRKLTAIIEREDDGYVALCPEVDVASQGDTIGEARNNLKEALELFFEAASAEEVTSRLHEEVYITHVDIAVG; this is encoded by the coding sequence ATGAATAGAAAACTAACCGCCATCATTGAAAGGGAAGACGATGGCTATGTAGCACTCTGTCCGGAGGTGGATGTGGCTAGTCAGGGCGATACTATTGGCGAGGCTAGAAATAACTTGAAAGAAGCGCTGGAATTATTTTTCGAGGCCGCATCCGCTGAGGAAGTAACGTCACGGCTACATGAGGAAGTTTATATTACTCATGTGGATATAGCAGTTGGGTAA
- a CDS encoding TraB/GumN family protein translates to MNSTEQQQPLSIIKFADRQITLLGTAHVSRASAEHVKALLATGDYDAVAVELCPSRYQALINPNALSRMDLLEVLRKGKAAMVTASLALGAYQQRIAEQFGIEPGAEMRAAVDSAHSAKLPVLLIDREVGTTLKRIYRNVPWWQRFNLIGGLFASLMSRDTVSEEEVERLKEGDVLETTFSQFAMEAENLYLPLIDERDRYMAARLREEMNQNEYRHLLGVIGAGHLRGVTRYLEQDNATPAKKTITELDQIPPPSRWPQIIPWLIVVLVLVGFIFGFYRSPELGWQLIIDWILINGGLAALGALIAGAHPLTIAGAFAAAPLTSLNPTIGAGMVTAAIETFLRRPTVGDFSRLRQETVHIKGWWSNRVTRILLVFLLSTLGSAVGTYVAGFKIIDRLTGA, encoded by the coding sequence ATGAATAGCACCGAACAGCAACAGCCTCTGAGTATCATTAAATTCGCTGATCGCCAGATTACCCTTCTGGGCACCGCCCATGTCTCGCGAGCTAGTGCCGAGCATGTCAAGGCACTGCTTGCGACAGGGGACTACGATGCCGTGGCGGTTGAACTCTGCCCGAGCCGTTACCAGGCCCTTATCAACCCTAATGCCCTCTCCCGCATGGATCTGCTCGAAGTACTTCGCAAAGGCAAGGCTGCCATGGTAACCGCCAGTCTGGCCCTGGGTGCTTATCAGCAGCGGATAGCCGAGCAGTTCGGTATCGAACCCGGCGCGGAAATGCGCGCGGCCGTCGATTCGGCCCATAGTGCCAAACTTCCCGTATTGTTGATTGACCGAGAAGTCGGCACCACCCTCAAGCGCATCTACCGCAATGTCCCTTGGTGGCAGCGCTTTAACTTGATCGGCGGACTATTTGCCAGCCTAATGTCCCGGGATACGGTCAGCGAAGAAGAAGTAGAGCGCCTTAAGGAGGGAGATGTCCTGGAAACAACCTTCTCTCAGTTTGCAATGGAAGCGGAAAATCTCTACTTACCTCTCATCGACGAGCGGGACCGCTACATGGCGGCCCGCCTCCGGGAAGAAATGAATCAGAATGAATACCGTCATCTCTTAGGGGTCATCGGGGCGGGGCATCTCCGGGGCGTAACCCGTTACCTAGAACAAGACAACGCTACACCCGCGAAAAAAACTATCACCGAACTGGATCAGATCCCCCCCCCGAGCCGTTGGCCTCAAATTATCCCCTGGTTGATCGTGGTTCTGGTGTTGGTTGGCTTCATCTTTGGTTTTTACCGTAGTCCCGAACTGGGCTGGCAGTTGATTATAGACTGGATTTTAATCAACGGTGGCCTGGCTGCCCTGGGCGCCCTCATCGCCGGCGCCCACCCCTTAACCATTGCGGGCGCATTCGCCGCCGCGCCTTTGACTTCCCTCAATCCCACCATCGGAGCAGGTATGGTCACCGCCGCGATTGAAACATTTCTGCGCCGGCCTACCGTGGGAGATTTTAGCCGCCTCCGGCAGGAAACCGTCCATATCAAGGGTTGGTGGAGCAACCGCGTCACTCGGATTCTACTGGTATTTTTACTCAGTACCCTCGGCAGCGCCGTAGGGACTTATGTGGCCGGTTTCAAGATCATTGATCGCCTGACGGGAGCATAA
- a CDS encoding type II toxin-antitoxin system HicA family toxin: MKVKELIKLIEADGWVQIRMKGSHRQFRHPTKVGIVTVSGKASVDIPVGTLKNALKQAGLHK, encoded by the coding sequence ATGAAGGTCAAGGAGCTTATCAAGCTCATCGAAGCAGATGGTTGGGTACAAATTCGAATGAAAGGCAGTCACCGACAATTCAGGCACCCGACCAAGGTGGGGATCGTAACAGTTTCCGGCAAGGCAAGTGTAGATATTCCAGTCGGCACATTGAAGAATGCACTTAAACAAGCAGGGTTACACAAGTGA